From the Achromobacter xylosoxidans A8 genome, the window ACGGCGGGCAGCGGCGCCTGGCCCGGCTCGCGGTTCAGGCTGAGCGTGGCGGGCAGCACGAAGCCGTCCGGCACAGGTACGCCCAATTGCGCCATGCGGCCCAGCTGCCAGCCCTTGCCGCCCGCGGCCTGGGGGCCGGCCAGCGCTGCGCCGGCCCAATCCAGCACGGCGGCAGTCATGGCGCGGCCGCGGGCGCCACGCCGCGCACGAAGAGGCTGATGGCGGCGTCGAACTCCGCCTTCAGGCTGGCGCCGGGCAGGTCGAGCCAGCGCAGCATCGCGCCCAGATACAGGAATTGAAGCAGGTGGGCCAGTTGACTGGCGGCAAGATCGGTCCGGGCCTGGCCAGCGGCCTGCGCCTCTTCGATCAGCGCGGTGTACAGCGCCTGCATGCCGCTGCGCGGATAGCGGTCGTCGTCGCGTGTGCCGGGCTGCAGCGTCGACAGCCGGTAGCGCAGGTAGGGACCCAGATAGGCGCGGTGCGATTCGGACCAGTGCGCCGAGGCATGCAGCAGCCGCGTCAGGCGCTGCGCGAGGGACGGCAGGGCACGCAGCGCGGGCTGGAGCGCGTGGACACTGGCGGCCAGTTCCTCATGGAAGCGATGCGCGAGCAGGGCTTCCTTGACGGGAAAATGGTTGTAGAGCGTTCCCTTGGATACGTCCGCCTGGGCGGCGATCTGTTCCATGGTGACCGCGTCATAGCCCAGGGTTTCGAACAGCCGCCAGGCGGTTTGCGCCAGATGGTCCAGGGTTTGCAGGCGCTTGCGTTCGCGACGCCCGGCTTCGGGGGCCGTGGATTCGGAGGGGGGAAAGGCGGAAGAGTCCATGGTGGCGGAAATAATTGAACGACGAATAATATTGTACGTCGTTCAATTATTCTCCGAAAGCCCGCCCTTAGCGAAGCCGGCGGTCTCAAGCGGTGGCGGGCATCTCGCCGTGCAGCAGGTAGTCCATCAATTCACGCACCGAGCGCATGGCGCTGCCGAAGGGCAGCTTGGAGGCGCCGCGGAAGAACAGTCCGCGGCTGACTTCGCCGCGCATGGCGGCCGCCAGCTTCAGGTCGATGCAGAATTGGCCGAAGCGCGAAAGGCCGTCGCGCAGCCCGCATTGCGTCAGGCAGTCCATGCGCTGGCTGCAGCGCCGCGCGTCGCAGCGGGTGTTGGCCTGCAGCGTTTTTTCCTGGCGCAGATAACGCGTCAGCCATGGCGTTTCCACGGCGCGGGCGGGCAGGCCCGCCACGCTGGTGAATTCGGCCAGCTTGTCCGGATCGGCGTCGATCAGCACGCGCTTGAAGTTCTCGTGCGCATCGCCTTCCTGGGTGACGGCAAAGGCCGTGCCGACCTGCACACCGTCGGCGCCGTTGGCCAGCCAATGGCGCACCTGCTCGTGGCTGCCCACGCCGCCCGCCACGATCAGGCGCGGCGCGTCCGAACCCAGCGCCAGTTCCTGGAACAGCTTGTGGCAATCGGCCAGCACGTGCTGGAAGTCGAAGCGTTCGCTGTGGATGTCGTCCAGGCGGGCTGCGCCCAGATGGCCGCCGGCGTGGCCGGGGTGTTCGATCACCACGGCGTCGGCCATGCGGCCCTTTTTCATCCATTTCTTCAGCACCACGGCCACGCCGCGCGCCTCGGACAGGATCGGCACCAGCGCCACCTTGGGATAGTCGGCCGTCATCTCGGGCAGGTCCAGCGGCAGGCCGGCGCCCATGACGATGGCATGGGCGCCGCTTTCGCAGGCCTGGCGCACCAGGGCGGGATGGTCGCGCACCGCCTTCATCACGTTCACGGCCACCAGGCCGCGCCCTTGCGCCGTGTCCAGCGCCGCGCGTATTTCGCGGTCCAGGGCTACCTGGTTGGCGCCGTCGATGACGTCGCGGTCATGGCAGCGCTCGGTTTTTTCCATCAGATCGGGATGGTGATGGCGCAAATCCACACTGGCGATGGTGCCCATGGCGTTCTGGCTGGCGACCGCGCCGGCCAGGCGATGGGCGGATACGCCGACGCCCATGCCGCCCTGGACAATGGGCAGCAATTCGCGTCCGGCGAGGGTGAGTGATTTGAACCACGTCATGATGAGTCTTTCCTCTTTTCAAGTGGACAGAGGCTAGAGCAAGGGGGAGAGGGTCGCCTTGCGCAGGATCAAGCGGAGCAGCACCCCGCTCAGCGATAGGCGAACTCCTCGAACCATTGCATCAGC encodes:
- a CDS encoding NAD(P)H-dependent flavin oxidoreductase — protein: MTWFKSLTLAGRELLPIVQGGMGVGVSAHRLAGAVASQNAMGTIASVDLRHHHPDLMEKTERCHDRDVIDGANQVALDREIRAALDTAQGRGLVAVNVMKAVRDHPALVRQACESGAHAIVMGAGLPLDLPEMTADYPKVALVPILSEARGVAVVLKKWMKKGRMADAVVIEHPGHAGGHLGAARLDDIHSERFDFQHVLADCHKLFQELALGSDAPRLIVAGGVGSHEQVRHWLANGADGVQVGTAFAVTQEGDAHENFKRVLIDADPDKLAEFTSVAGLPARAVETPWLTRYLRQEKTLQANTRCDARRCSQRMDCLTQCGLRDGLSRFGQFCIDLKLAAAMRGEVSRGLFFRGASKLPFGSAMRSVRELMDYLLHGEMPATA
- a CDS encoding TetR/AcrR family transcriptional regulator; the protein is MDSSAFPPSESTAPEAGRRERKRLQTLDHLAQTAWRLFETLGYDAVTMEQIAAQADVSKGTLYNHFPVKEALLAHRFHEELAASVHALQPALRALPSLAQRLTRLLHASAHWSESHRAYLGPYLRYRLSTLQPGTRDDDRYPRSGMQALYTALIEEAQAAGQARTDLAASQLAHLLQFLYLGAMLRWLDLPGASLKAEFDAAISLFVRGVAPAAAP